The genome window TCGAGTGCAGCGCCCAAGTCCTGACCACCTGGCGGCCCGACCTGAACATCGACCACCCGCCCGCACACTTCACCCCCTTCGCCGACACGGCGGACACCGTCGCGTGATGACGTGGCAGACAGCCGCCCACCTCACCGTCCAGCCCGCAACCCGCACCATCGACGAACTTCGCCATGACCACCTCACTGGATGAACACCACACCCAGTTCTTCCTCACCCGGAACCAGCAAACGCCCTTCCGCGCCTCCGACTGGTTTCCGCCACCGTCCGGCACTTCCCTGCGCCTCCGCCCGATCGACCGCGAAGTCCCGCATGCCTCTGATGAATCGGAGCCCGAATGACCTCTTCACCGTCCAGCGGCCCCGCGCCACACGGCACCGCGATGTCGCCCGCCGCGTACGGGGCCTCCCGGGCCACCCTGTGGACCGGTGTGTCCGTGCTCATCACCGACACGGTCGGCCGCATCCTGCTCCAGCGTGTCACCTACCGCACCACGCGACTGCTGCCCGGTGGCGGCGTGGACGCCAAGGAAGCCCCCACCGAGGCCGCTGCACGCGAGGTCCTGGAGGAACTCGGCGTCCGCCTACCGATCAGCCGGGCCCTGGCTGTGGACTGGGTCCCGTTCAGCACACCTGGAAACGACCCCGCCGTCCACTTTCCCGGCGAGATCATCTATGTCTTCGACGGCGGCACCTGGGGCAGCAAACAGATCGCCTCGATCCGTCTGCGCACAAGCGAGATCGAGGCGATCGACTTCGTCGACCCTGCCGACCTTCCCGACCTGATGGCTCCAGGGAACGCCCGCCGTGCCCTGGCCGCTCTCCACGCCCGCGCCATCGACGGCGCGGTGGTGCTCAACGACTGCTATCCGATCACACCGCCGCCACCCACTTCCTGACTCACCGGCTCAGGTCAACTTGCCTTCTGTGAAAGGCCATTCGTGCTTCTACGCATAGGTAACTTCAACGCCTACAAACTCGGCCTCAAGGACCGTGGCACCGACGCCTGGAAAGCACGCGTCACTGCCGTCCGCGAGCTGGCTCCTGACTTCCTCGGCCTCCAGGAAGTCGTGATCGACGAGGCCGCTACATCCCGCGACCAGTGGGATGCCGAGGCCGCCGAGACGATCGCCGCGTTCGCCGCAGACTGCGGACTGACCGCGGCCGTTCCCGCCACCCCCGGCCGGCCCCACGGGGTCGCGATGGCCGCCAACACACACCGCGCCTGGTACACCGCCGCGCTGTGGAACCCCGACACGATGCCCTTCGCCCCGGGCAGCTACCGGCCTCTGGGCAGCCCGGACTTCTGGCACGGGCTGACCGTCGTGGCCTTCGATATCGGCGTCGGTGAGCTCCTCATCGTCGTCGTCTACCACGGGGACCCGTTCCGTCCGAACTGGCGCACGGAGGAGGGCCTGCGCATCAAGGGCCTCCTGCGCCGCACCGGAGGCGTGAATCCCGCCGTCGTAGTCGGCGACTTCAACTCCGTGTCCGCTGCTCTGAGGCGACGCCGATGGTGGCACTGGCGCCGAAAGTACTACGACGCCGAGCCGTATCTGAAACAGCGTCACGACGATCTCGAATACCAGGTCCAGCCCCACCGGATCGGCAAGCGATTCCGCAGACAACTGGCATACAGA of Streptomyces phaeolivaceus contains these proteins:
- a CDS encoding NUDIX domain-containing protein, translating into MTSSPSSGPAPHGTAMSPAAYGASRATLWTGVSVLITDTVGRILLQRVTYRTTRLLPGGGVDAKEAPTEAAAREVLEELGVRLPISRALAVDWVPFSTPGNDPAVHFPGEIIYVFDGGTWGSKQIASIRLRTSEIEAIDFVDPADLPDLMAPGNARRALAALHARAIDGAVVLNDCYPITPPPPTS
- a CDS encoding endonuclease/exonuclease/phosphatase family protein; the protein is MLLRIGNFNAYKLGLKDRGTDAWKARVTAVRELAPDFLGLQEVVIDEAATSRDQWDAEAAETIAAFAADCGLTAAVPATPGRPHGVAMAANTHRAWYTAALWNPDTMPFAPGSYRPLGSPDFWHGLTVVAFDIGVGELLIVVVYHGDPFRPNWRTEEGLRIKGLLRRTGGVNPAVVVGDFNSVSAALRRRRWWHWRRKYYDAEPYLKQRHDDLEYQVQPHRIGKRFRRQLAYRQQTENLLRGGYMVDAAAHLDEPWHPTVGHVQDGQGDPDPWGKRRIDLILASRPVAPALTAYGIHGSTAARAASDHLMPWITVDPSRIQKGHW